The genomic region TTCACAGCCTAACTAAAAGGAATGGAAACAACAATTAAAAAATTCTCCTGCTCTTTCCCCTCCAGCGTTCACAGCCTAACTAAAAGGAATGGAAACGAAGGTTATAGAGCTTTGATTTCTTTAGTTAAACAGGGTTCACAGCCTAACTAAAAGGAATGGAAACTTAGATTTAAAAATTAAGGTAGCAGTTAAAGAAGGAGTTCACAGCCTAACTAAAAGGAATGGAAACTGGGCAACAAATATTTATAAAATCACGCCCCACATTGTTCACAGCCTAACTAAAAGGAATGGAAACATAGAATACAGCTAAGAAGAATAGCAGCAGGAATTTGTTCACAGCCTAACTAAAAGGAATGGAAACGGGCTTTAAGAGAAGACTTTGGAAAAGTGGTTGGAGGTTCACAGCCTAACTAAAAGGAATGGAAACAAGTCTCAAATATTTAATGCAGTTAGCACAGTATTTGGTTCACAGCCTAACTAAAAGGAATGGAAACTTCCCTTAGAGGGACAGGTTATGTGGTAATAAAATCCTGTTCACAGCCTAACTAAAAGGAATGGAAACCTAACAAAATCTCTCCACTTTCTCATAAAAACCTCCGTTCACAGCCTAACTAAAAGGAATGGAAACATAGACATAAGTGCGTGGGGGACATACCCATTTGCGTGTTCACAGCCTAACTAAAAGGAATGGAAACGACTGATGGAACATACGGCCTCCATTCAAGCTCTCCCGTTCACAGCCTAACTAAAAGGAATGGAAACGGGGGTGTGGGTGAGGAAAATAGAAAAAAGAGTACTGGTTCACAGCCTAACTAAAAGGAATGGAAACCAAGAACTTATACTTTTTAGGAAAATGTTTCTTAGCAGTTCACAGCCTAACTAAAAGGAATGGAAACTCATTATTGAGGCTGACACAGCACGATGCGAAAGCCCGTTCACAGCCTAACTAAAAGGAATGGAAACTCTTCCTGCTTTTTGGTTTTTGGATATTTTTGGTTACCGTTCACAGCCTAACTAAAAGGAATGGAAACCGATTTCCGCGGCTCTAATACTCCATGGCGGAGCATGTTCACAGCCTAACTAAAAGGAATGGAAACGGTAGCGTTCAAGGGCTGTTGCGTCAAAGCCTTGCTCGTTCACAGCCTAACTAAAAGGAATGGAAACGTGCGTAACGCCTGAACATTTACCCTGGCATCTGCACAGTTCACAGCCTAACTAAAAGGAATGGAAACTTGATATTATTAGTGAAAATCCTTACTCATTGACTCGTTCACAGCCTAACTAAAAGGAATGGAAACATATCCAATAGTTATTATTCCTATGACTTCATCTCACGTTCACAGCCTAACTAAAAGGAATGGAAACATGGCAAAATAACGGGCCGCCCTTTCTGCAGCCAGAGTGTTCACAGCCTAACTAAAAGGAATGGAAACTTACCTAACCTCTATAAATTTTAGCTTGAACGAAGTAGTTCACAGCCTAACTAAAAGGAATGGAAACATTAAACTAATTTGGTTAGCAAGAAAACACACCACAGTTCACAGCCTAACTAAAAGGAATGGAAACTAATCATATTCAGATAAGGCCTCTAACAAAGGAACTAGTTCACAGCCTAACTAAAAGGAATGGAAACTTTGGTGGCCGTCATACCCTCCGACTATTTTCACTTTGTTCACAGCCTAACTAAAAGGAATGGAAACTAAAATGTTTTATCCCCTGCCTAATAGTTCCCTTGAGTTCACAGCCTAACTAAAAGGAATGGAAACAAGCTAAACTTCGGGACTTGTGAAATAGTCATATCGAGTTCACAGCCTAACTAAAAGGAATGGAAACTTTCTTCTATGCTCCGCATTATTTATCCTCCAATAAAGTTCACAGCCTAACTAAAAGGAATGGAAACTCGCCACCAGCCCGGATAATACGGGCATTCTTCTAGCGTTCACAGCCTAACTAAAAGGAATGGAAACTCGCCACCAGCCCGGATAATACGGGCATTCTTCTAGCGTTCACAGCCTAACTAAAAGGAATGGAAACTTTTGCCATCGGTCAGGTGCCGGTGGCCGTCCAGGTAGTTCACAGCCTAACTAAAAGGAATGGAAACTAAACTCTGCTTTGGTTAACCCTAGGCCCGCCTTTACGTTCACAGCCTAACTAAAAGGAATGGAAACTTACCAGACTTTTGGTTAATATTATTAAGCTCGTTCTGTTCACAGCCTAACTAAAAGGAATGGAAACAAAGATTGAGCATCAACAGCGTTAATAATAATGTTGTGTTCACAGCCTAACTAAAAGGAATGGAAACCTTTATTGGTAAAATTATCAATTGTAGAGGAATTGAGTTCACAGCCTAACTAAAAGGAATGGAAACGAAGGACAATGCAAATAATACTAACCGAGAAACCAAGGTTCACAGCCTAACTAAAAGGAATGGAAACCTAAACCTTCTGCACTTCTTTGAATTAAAGCCACTGGGTTCACAGCCTAACTAAAAGGAATGGAAACGATATGGTAATGGAGAAATGAAAACAACAGCGTATTTGTTCACAGCCTAACTAAAAGGAATGGAAACAGCATTTTGGTGAGGAATTTGAGCGTTATATGGGAGTGTTCACAGCCTAACTAAAAGGAATGGAAACTTTTATTATTCATTTCCCCCTTTTTCTATGTATTCTTGTTCACAGCCTAACTAAAAGGAATGGAAACTTTTATTATTCATTTCCCCCTTTTTCTATGTATTCTTGTTCACAGCCTAACTAAAAGGAATGGAAACTAATCCCACCGGAGTGGTTCCGGTTCAGCAATGCATAGTTCACAGCCTAACTAAAAGGAATGGAAACGCGAAACGTCTGGCTTCAAGAGGGGACAACCTGATTCGGTTCACAGCCTAACTAAAAGGAATGGAAACTCGGCACCCACGAGGCAGGAATCTGGCGAAGAGTCGGGTTCACAGCCTAACTAAAAGGAATGGAAACAGCATTTTGGTGAGGAATTTGAGCGTTATATGGGAGTGTTCACAGCCTAACTAAAAGGAATGGAAACAAAAGCTTGAGGTAAAACTGGAAGAAGTCTTCCCTCAGGTTCACAGCCTAACTAAAAGGAATGGAAACAGTACTAACTAACTACTTTCTTAATACTTAACTAATAGTTCACAGCCTAACTAAAAGGAATGGAAACACCTCATTTCCGAGAGCCTTAGCAATGGCACTTTTACCGTTCACAGCCTAACTAAAAGGAATGGAAACACCTCATTTCCGAGAGCCTTAGCAATGGCACTTTTACCGTTCACAGCCTAACTAAAAGGAATGGAAACGGTAAAATTTCTTTGTTACGCATATTCACAATCCTCGTTCACAGCCTAACTAAAAGGAATGGAAACCTGGATCGGCCTATCGATGTAATTTTTGGTGCCTTAGTGTTCACAGCCTAACTAAAAGGAATGGAAACTCGTCCATGAGGGCTGGCACGACCGAAACGCTTCGAGGTTCACAGCCTAACTAAAAGGAATGGAAACTTTGAACGAGCTCATGCGGAGGTTCAAAGGGAAGGAGTTCACAGCCTAACTAAAAGGAATGGAAACTTTGAACGAGCTCATGCGGAGGTTCAAAGGGAAGGAGTTCACAGCCTAACTAAAAGGAATGGAAACTGGCCTTACGATAACGGAAGGCGGCTCTGAGAGAGGGTTCACAGCCTAACTACTAAGGGGAGCACTAAATAGGCGACAATTGAGTCATTTTGCGAGCGAAGCGAAGCAATCCCTGAGACTGCTTCGACCTCTAACGAGGCCTCGCAGTGACAGCGAAGGTTACTTTGCTTTAGCGATTATGTAAGCGGCGATACTTTGTCGTGTAAAACACACTCGGATTAATATTACTGGGAGCACTTTTTAGGTGACACTCAGGCCTCATGATTACAAGCTTTTAGAAGCTGAAAATGTCATATATTTGATGACCCCATCCTGTGAAAACATCGACCAATAACCACCAACTCTAGTTCAAGAGAGATTCCTGTGCGTGGTCAAAGCCTACAATTTGTTGTGCCTGCTGGTGGTCGGTCAGGTTAATATCGCGCTCTTTGGCTTCAGTGGGGGCTACGACCTTACCTCGCTGTTTTATGCCGCTACCACTTTATACCCAAGTCTTTCTGCTTCTTCTTTTATTTTTGTCAATAATCTCTCCCTATTTATCTGCTTCAGATGATTTGCCCCTAATTCCCTGTATTCCTGACCCTCTTTGATGATAAAATACACCGCTTTCAATATCTTATGCGCTATGGCCCCTATGGCTTTCTTAGGCCCTCGACGAGCACGAAGTTGCCTATATTTTGCCGCATAATATGTCCCTTTCTTCCTCGTGGCCGCCCAAGACACCTCTATCAAAACGCTTCTTAAAGGATGTTTCTTTACCGGGCTCTTGCCGCTAATCCTCTTTCCTCCACTTTCGTTATTCCCTGGACAAACTCCTGCCCAACTGGCTAGCGCCCTCTCATTTGGAAAACTTCTCAGATCCGGCCCTACTTCTGCCAAAATAGCTCGCGCTGAAACTTCACTTACTCCTGGTATCCCTTTTAATCTCTCTATTAAATCTTCATGGTGTCTCATTACTTCCTTGATCCTTATATCCATAATCCCTATCTCTTTTTCCAGAGTCTCTATTATGCTTAAGAGCGAATGCAAAAGAAAACGATGATGCTCTTCGAAAAAGCCACAAATAGAGCGATAGAGCTCTTCTACTTTCTTCTTAAGTTTCCCTTTAGCACAAGCCCTAACTTCTTCAAGGCTAGGCTTGGGGGTCTCTAAAAGTAATCTCATGATTTGACGACCTGTTTCCCCAAACAAATCTGAAACTACATTGTCTAGCTTAATATTTGCTGATTCAAAAAGCTTTTGAACTCTTTTCTTATAATCAGCAAGCGTTTTGACATGTTTCTGTCTAAGTCGTACTAGCTCTCTCCAGAAACGAACTTGTTTTGGGGGAATATAACTTGCCCGTAGCAGACCTACACGAAGTAATTCTGCTAACCAGCGGCTGTCTGAGACATCCGTCTTTCGTCCAGGGACATTTTTGATATGCCTGGCATTGACTAAGATCACTTCCACATAGCCTTCTAAAATATTGTGTATAGGCTGCCAGTAAACACCTGTGCTTTCCATGGCTACAATGGGACAATCTTTTTCGATCAGCCATTCTCTCAGGGCTATAAGATCGTCGGTAAAAGTTTCAAATTCTCGAACTTCGACTTCTATAGAACCATCAGGAAGAGTCTTTAGGATACATGCTGAGACGAAACGCTTATGAACGTCAAGGCCACAACAAATGGGATGAATAATTCTTAAAACCTGGTTATTTTCTTTTTCAGGAGCCATGGGTATATACCTCCTTTTTAAAGACTTTTTGAAGCAACAAAATATCCATGGCTCCTCTCTTTTCAATGTTTTCATGCCTTCGTTGTGCCCCTTTGGGGCATGGAGGTTAATAAAAGGAATGGAAACTGCGTTCTGAAATTTCGCGTAGCGCCTCCTTAACACCCTTGTCATCCACTTTCATCTTGATGTCCATCGTAAAACCCCTTATCCTGAATTTGGGCCTATGGCAAAATCCCCCGGCGATATGCTGAGCGTGTCCCGGCACGCAAAAAGTTCCGTCGGCGGGGCGAGGGGGGTCCGCCGCATAGGCCCCAGGGGAGCCCGGGGACTCCCCGCTTACTTTCCTAAAGTTCATCCTTGAGCACGTTCACATCCTAACTAAAAGAAATGGAAACAAGTTAGGCCCTGGCAACGCGGTAAATCCCCCGGCCGTGCTTCCACGCCTCGTTGAGGCGTGTCAGAGAGCTCAGGAGGAGGCATGGGGGTCCCTCCCCAGGGCCTATTTATCTTTTCAAAACCTATAAATGGGGGCTTTAAATAGTGACAAAAACACAGTATCTTGCGAGCGAAGCAATCCCTGTCGCGAGGCGACTTATTCGCTGTGGCGATCTCTATTTCTGAGACTGCTTCGTCGTGCTCGTGCGCTCCTCGCAGTGACAAATGGGCTGTTATTGCGAGCCAAAGTGGAGAAGCAATCTCCATGCTCTTCGGTAAAGATTACCTCGTCGGCACTTCGTGCCTCCTCGTAATGCCCCAGTCAAGTCAATTAGCTACAGCTACTCCGTAACCTTGTGGACACTGGGTCGTGTAAAAACGCTCGGATTAATAACTACAAGAAACGCCCTTCGAAGATCTATTAGAACCTCTATTCACCAACTGACTAATTCTGGTCTAAGAGGTTTTTTATTAAAACTTATTGACAAATAGCTAAATAGCTATATATTTGCACGCAATTGAGAATCTTTATTAATAGAATAGAGGGGAGGTTTATATGGCCTTAGAGATCAAAGATCCAGAGTTAGCCGAAATGTTTGCCCACGGTGTGTATTTTCACGGACACCTTTGTCCGGCCATGCCTATGGGGCTTCGGGCCGGACTTATTGCGCGCAAACGCCTTGGAGTAGAAAGGGCCAAGAGTAAGGAGCTCATGTTACTTTCTGAGACCGGCACCGGCCATCTCATGCAGTGTTTCCTAGACGGGGTGATGATGGCCACGGGGTGTACCTACGGCAAAGGGAACTGTCAAAAACTCTATTACAACAAGATGGCCTTTGTTCTGATTGATGTAGTAGAAGAGAAGGCCGTGCGGGTGGCGGTGAGGGCAGAATTCATCAAACATGCCTTAGAGCATTCGCCTTTTATGAAGAAACGCCAAGAGGGTATCCCTCCGGAGATGATCGAACCAGAGATTGCCGAGGCCGCGGTGAATAAGGTCTTGACCATGCCTGAAGAGGAACTCTTTAACATTAGTGATGTTTATGATTATCACTATGTTTACGCCCAAGAGGGCCCTCCAGAATTTTGTACCTCCTGTGGTGAGGTAGTCTTTGGGAGCAAGGCCCGGGTCAAAAAGGGGAAGATCTACTGTATACCGTGTAGTGGCTACAAAGATTGATATACGAGGCTTTGAGGTAAGCGCATTCAAAGGGGACGGGCTAGAGCTTGTCCCCTCTAAATTTTTGTACACATGAGGCAGAGATGATCTACTTGGTCGTATCCCTCATCATTTTATTGGCAGCCTTTGTCTTTTCCATGTTGGGGCTTGGAGGGGCCTTACTCTACATCCCTATCTTCAAGTGGTTTGGCTTTGATTTTAAGAGCGTGGCCATCCCCACGGGACTCTTTCTAAACGGGGTTACGGCGCTTTCTGCGGCCCTTTACTATCTCCGCGCGGGTATGGTTGATGTACGTGGAAGCCTACCCATGGTGTTGGCCTCGTTTCTCGGGGCACCGGTGGGGGCCTATTTCACCCGTTTTGTCCCTACGGATACATTAGTTCTACTCTTTTCTTTCGCTATGGTAGTGGCTGGCATACGCATGCTCTTTGCCAGCGGCCAGGCCGAACCCACGGAATTAATGCCCTTTGCCAAACGGGCCCTTATCACCGGAGTAGCAAGCTTTTTTATCGGGTTTATCGCTGGCCTTTTGGGCATAGGAGGTGGTTTCCTCTTTGTCCCCTTGATGATTGCCGTGGGATATCCCACCAAAAAGGCCGCAGCCACCTGTTCTTTTATTGTGGTCTTTTCTTCGTTTTCCGGTTTTTTGGCCCACGTAGCCGAAGGACATTTTGACCCCAAGCTCCTAGTGGCCACTACTTTAGCGGTGATTGTAGGGTCTCAACTAGGGGCCCGGGTCATGCGGGGCAAGATGAAACCCAAATGGATCAAACGCCTCTTTGGAGTGCTACTCATTGCCGTGGCCATAAAGCTTGCCTGGCGCGTATTAGGCTAATGAACTTAAAGCCCAAATTATTAATGGGTTCACTAAATAGGCGACAATTGAGTCGTTTTGCGAGCGAAGCGAAGCAATCCCTGAGACTGCTTCGACTTCTAACGAGGCCTCGCAGTGACAGCGAAGGTTACTTTGCTTTAGCGATTATGTCAGCGGCGATACTTTGTCGTGTAAAACACGCTCGTATTAATATTAACTTCACTCACTGAGTTAAAAAAGAAGAAAAAATTGAGGGCTAAATACTCTTGTAACCATGGACTTGAAGGTAACCCAATAGCAAAACGGCGATTTTGGGTAATATAAATGTTTTGCAAAACTTCCGCGAGTAATAAAAAGAAAGGGGGCCAATAAGCCCCCATTTCTTTAAGCCAAAAATCAATTACGCCAGACCCACTCGGTTTTCAAATCTACTTTCTTTGTCTCTTTGTAAAAGAGGACTTCATAACCATCAAATTCACCGTAAGGCAGATACCAAACCTTTACGTCTATTTCTAATTCGTCTGCCAATAGTTCACGTGTCTTCTTGCCGTTTTTAACTACATCTTTATACGGGAAGGGAATTTCGAAGGTCTCTTTTACTTTTCTCAAAGGTGGAAGGCTTGTATCTCTTAACAAGCCGCTCTTCTCGTAAGGACCTCGGCCCATTTCTTTACCTCTACCCAAACGTCCAGGGTGAGGCATATAAATTACTTGTTTTTTATAGATTTCTTTAGCATCTTTGCCCACAGTTTTAGCGGTCACTTCCAGGACCACTCTGTTAGGAGTAGGTCAGCCATCAGGGATTACGTGGCCCGCTTTATTAAATATTTCCACGTTTACTACCGCCAAGGGAATAACTCCCTCTTTTTTATTTTTACGCCAGAAATAAGACATGGCATCCACATCTACATCCAGGGCCATTTTAATCATCGTTTCATCACGATAGGCCTGCATATCATGACCCAGGCCACTTTTTTTCATGTGACAATCCTGGCAGCTTTCATGCCCCCCTTCAGGGATGTAGGCGTAAAGATAACTACCGTAAAGCGTGGCACACTGAGACGGATGCTCTAGCTCAAAATTTGGTCCTAAACCGTGACATTGGCCGCAGAAAATAGACTCACCAAGAGCCGGAGCCTTTTTTACCATAGGATATTCTTCAAATTCGTGTTCATATTCATCTTTACCATAAACAGCCTTGGGATCTACCGGACCATCAACCCAAGGATGAATAATGGCCTTTTTCTGATGACAAACGAGACAACCTATGTTCAACGAGTTTAGCTTTTCTTCCATTTCGTCAGCCAGGTCGTCGTCCCCCTCTTGCAAAGCCTTTTTCCAGGTATAAAGGGTTTCTACTATTTCTCGAGCAACATCATCGGTGGCTTCGTCAAGCTGGGGCAAGTGACATTTGGCACAAATCATCAAATGCTTAACTTTAATGTCCTTGATGTCTTTTACACCAGAGTAGGGGAAACGTTTTAGCCCCTTTTCAATAGCGGTAATGATAGTAGGTGCGGTGCGTCCGGTGCCGTAAAGAGGACGAGCGTGAAGCGAATTTTCCCATTGCTCGTAAATTTCTTCATGACATTCCTGACATGATGATGAGTCGTATCTGGCTGCTAGTTCAGCCATGGTTTTAGCTTTCTTCTTTTGGGCCGCTAAAACCTGGCCACTGCTAAAACAGCCTAAAAAGGTGAAAATGAAAAAATAAAGTGATTAATCTAACAATTTGCATAAGCCCCCTTCAATTTAATTAATCATTTCATTCACCGAAACTAGCATAAAGAAAAAAAGGGGAGCAAGAGTCAGAAAAATAGGAATTTACCCATTTAGAAGTTTTTATCGGCTTTTATAGCATCAGAGAATCGTCATCCAGCATTTTTTCCATTGTTTTTTGACTTCTTCTAAGACGTTCAATAGAAATAGCCAATTTGACAATCTCGTCTCGGGAATTTTCTTCAGCCAGGCCTTTTACTCCGAGATCAACATCAAGGTTGCCAAGGCTCATCTCATGTACTTTTTGGGTCAATTCAGAAAGGGGTTTAATCAACTCAAAACGAACTAAAACATAAAGAATAAGAGTGACTAACAGAAAGACTGCTGGTGCGTATAAGGACATAGATTGTCCCAGCAAAGTCCAGAGATTTTGATCATAAAACTTGATAGATATAGCCCCCGCAGCCTCACCTAAACGAAGAGAAGGGGCTCCTTTATTCGCTTGGTGACAGGAAACACAGGCTTTAGAAACAAGAACAGGTTTTTTATAAACAAACACACCATCTTTTAAAGACCAGGTTTCACTGGAAGGGGGAACAGATTTAAAGTCTAAGTTGATTTTAGCTTTAGGATCATTAATTAGTTTGGACACAAAATACATAAATTCCGGATCGTGTATTCGATAAAGATCTACTTGGGAACCATTAGGAGTAATACCATAAACCGTAGCTACAGCCTTTAAATCTTTTTTATCAGCAACCCAAAGACCTTTTAGCTCAGACGAAGCAGAAATAAGTGAATTGATCATATTAGCCATCACTCGCGAACTCATGAGAAGTTCTGTCTTTTGTAAACGGGTTAAGTTGTAATAAAGGCCAGCTGCTCCGAAGACAAAAACCATTATAAAAAAGAGCGCTACTTTATCAGCCAAGCTAAAACGCCTATCTTTGCGCATTATCATTGCAACCTCCAGTTGCGAACAAGATCTTTGGTTTTATTAATGGCCTGCTGGGCCAAGTGACTTTCATCTATTTGTTCTTGAAGCGCTTTCAAAAACAAAGAAACATTAGCTAGGGGCAACCCTTTGTCTGTAGCTTCGGCTTTTTGGAGAGATTTCTTTACGATTAATTTGGCGGCTGGCCCGTAATGCTTGGCAAGGAGTTTGACTATTTCGTTGAAAAGAACAAGAGGAACAAGCTCCTGAACTTTGGGCGTCTGCTGCTTGTTAGCAAGCTTTTCAAGCTTAAGACTTAAGGCGTTTAATGCTACACTGACCAGGGGCCCAGGAGTTGGCGTTTTAAGCACTAAAAGAACCTGATAATCTTTCACATTCTTGACCACTACTGAACCGGCTTCAAAAAGGGCCACTAGTTCCTGAGATGAAGAATCCTTTTTTTGGTCCAAAGCAGCAAAAATTTCCTCAAAAGATTGGAATAGTACGTCTTGAATCTCTGAGGAAAAAAATTCTGGCAAATAACTAAATACAGGCTGGCCTTCACGACTTACCAGTATGGCATTAACTTCGTCTAATTTGACCAGGCTGGTTAGCAAGTTCTTCACTGGACTAACTCCTTACGCAACTCAATAAGTTTTTTGCTCCACCACAGGAGACCTTTTTTAAACGGAACCTTCAAAGCGATAATGTTTTCATCGAGAGAGACAGCGCCAATAAGCTTGTTTTTTTTGGCTAGAGCAAATCCAGACAGTTCTCCTAAGCTTAGAAGGTTTCCTATTTCCTGAAGATGGAAAACAGCATAAGAAACAATTCCAGCGAGTTCTTCACTTTTGCTTTCACCTCGCTCTTCTATTACTTCACCTTGTTTATCAAGCAAAATAAGATTATCTGCTTCGGAAAACTTTTTACTTACTCGCTCAAGCAAAGATGGTTTTAATTCTTCTCTTTCGGTAACTTCAGGAGGGTCAAACTCTAAGGCTTTTTCAAACAGATCCTCGTTAAAGAAAGTTTCTTTAAAAGAGGCTTCATCTTCCTGGCGAAGGGCTTCAAGCAAAAGGGCCTGAACCGGGCCAATTAAGTTTCCCTCCTCAGGCCACCTAATAGGCAGCCTCACTTCAAAACGGCCGTCTTTGAGAGAGATGAGCTTGCGCAAGGCCGAAAGCCCTTCTTCATATTGGCTCCCGGCTATTTCTACATGAAAGAGATTTTCTCCTTCAAGAAAAACCCGCCCCACCCCATCTGGAAGATGTATCAACACTAATAAACGTTCCCCACGACCCGCTAAGAGCTGTAAGACATCTCCAAGAGAAATGGTTTTTAACTGCCCTTGCATTATAGGAGGGCCGCTTAACTCTACGACCTTTTCTTTTTTGCGTTGCGGTTGGCCCATAAGGACCTCCTGAAAAGTCTCTTTTACTAATTTTTCGGCTAAAAAAGGGGAAAGGTTTAATTTGGAGACT from Thermodesulfatator indicus DSM 15286 harbors:
- a CDS encoding FmdE family protein is translated as MALEIKDPELAEMFAHGVYFHGHLCPAMPMGLRAGLIARKRLGVERAKSKELMLLSETGTGHLMQCFLDGVMMATGCTYGKGNCQKLYYNKMAFVLIDVVEEKAVRVAVRAEFIKHALEHSPFMKKRQEGIPPEMIEPEIAEAAVNKVLTMPEEELFNISDVYDYHYVYAQEGPPEFCTSCGEVVFGSKARVKKGKIYCIPCSGYKD
- a CDS encoding IS110 family transposase — translated: MAPEKENNQVLRIIHPICCGLDVHKRFVSACILKTLPDGSIEVEVREFETFTDDLIALREWLIEKDCPIVAMESTGVYWQPIHNILEGYVEVILVNARHIKNVPGRKTDVSDSRWLAELLRVGLLRASYIPPKQVRFWRELVRLRQKHVKTLADYKKRVQKLFESANIKLDNVVSDLFGETGRQIMRLLLETPKPSLEEVRACAKGKLKKKVEELYRSICGFFEEHHRFLLHSLLSIIETLEKEIGIMDIRIKEVMRHHEDLIERLKGIPGVSEVSARAILAEVGPDLRSFPNERALASWAGVCPGNNESGGKRISGKSPVKKHPLRSVLIEVSWAATRKKGTYYAAKYRQLRARRGPKKAIGAIAHKILKAVYFIIKEGQEYRELGANHLKQINRERLLTKIKEEAERLGYKVVAA
- the extKL gene encoding multiheme c-type cytochrome (seleno)protein ExtKL; the protein is MFTFLGCFSSGQVLAAQKKKAKTMAELAARYDSSSCQECHEEIYEQWENSLHARPLYGTGRTAPTIITAIEKGLKRFPYSGVKDIKDIKVKHLMICAKCHLPQLDEATDDVAREIVETLYTWKKALQEGDDDLADEMEEKLNSLNIGCLVCHQKKAIIHPWVDGPVDPKAVYGKDEYEHEFEEYPMVKKAPALGESIFCGQCHGLGPNFELEHPSQCATLYGSYLYAYIPEGGHESCQDCHMKKSGLGHDMQAYRDETMIKMALDVDVDAMSYFWRKNKKEGVIPLAVVNVEIFNKAGHVIPDGUPTPNRVVLEVTAKTVGKDAKEIYKKQVIYMPHPGRLGRGKEMGRGPYEKSGLLRDTSLPPLRKVKETFEIPFPYKDVVKNGKKTRELLADELEIDVKVWYLPYGEFDGYEVLFYKETKKVDLKTEWVWRN
- a CDS encoding sulfite exporter TauE/SafE family protein is translated as MIYLVVSLIILLAAFVFSMLGLGGALLYIPIFKWFGFDFKSVAIPTGLFLNGVTALSAALYYLRAGMVDVRGSLPMVLASFLGAPVGAYFTRFVPTDTLVLLFSFAMVVAGIRMLFASGQAEPTELMPFAKRALITGVASFFIGFIAGLLGIGGGFLFVPLMIAVGYPTKKAAATCSFIVVFSSFSGFLAHVAEGHFDPKLLVATTLAVIVGSQLGARVMRGKMKPKWIKRLFGVLLIAVAIKLAWRVLG
- a CDS encoding DUF4388 domain-containing protein — its product is MGQPQRKKEKVVELSGPPIMQGQLKTISLGDVLQLLAGRGERLLVLIHLPDGVGRVFLEGENLFHVEIAGSQYEEGLSALRKLISLKDGRFEVRLPIRWPEEGNLIGPVQALLLEALRQEDEASFKETFFNEDLFEKALEFDPPEVTEREELKPSLLERVSKKFSEADNLILLDKQGEVIEERGESKSEELAGIVSYAVFHLQEIGNLLSLGELSGFALAKKNKLIGAVSLDENIIALKVPFKKGLLWWSKKLIELRKELVQ